The genomic stretch GTGGTTCACAAATGGTTCCTGTTCACGACCGTTTACTCATGAACCTAACctgtcacacacttaaggggttggaataTTAGAAAAGCCTGCCTATATGATTatctctagtgcaagtgggagattaTTGGTGATGTGCCCAAGAGGCAATCATAACAATTCAGATTAAATGCTCATAGGATAATTGATCTATGAGGTATTAGAGTACAAATGGGCCTACCCTTGGAAGGTCATTAGTGTACTCTCTAAATATGAGGGGCGGGGCAAGGGGTGCATCATTCCACCATGCCACAAACCCTACCCACCACCTCTTTTCGGTCTAATCCCAAAACCCTTGCCTGGCATGCGGTGCTAGCACACCGGCGCACAACATTATTGTCCCATACGTGTGGCCTCCGTGAAGGCACCGCTGTTCTTGGTTCTATGTTGATCGGCTACATTGGCACGAGGTTGTTGTTGGGATGAGGATGAGGTGATCACGATCGGCAACTACTTCCTCTACACTGATGTCTACACTGATGTGCATCTAAGTTGTATTGACTGTTCAAATGCACATCTAGTGGTAACCATCCATGCTCTTTACTCGCAAGTTTCGACATGAACACGGTATACCTCTTTGTTGTAGATAGTGTAGCCTACCCGTTTCTCTTAGGTTCGAATATTATAGTATTCCCAATATGATGCTGGTGTCTCTCACGTGTAATTTATAGTGAGATTGTTAGGTTTGGTCTTTGATTTGAAgctgtaaaaaaagaaaaggaatgagATGAAAAGTAGAACAAGTAGTAGCTGATAGCGCGCATGGGGGATTTGAAGAGGTAAAGATGATCTTTCCCGAATCACACAAAGGAATTGAGAGGCAAAGTTGAACAAGTAGTAGCTGAGAGCATAGAAATTTTGCACACAAATATTATAACAAAATATAACAACCAAATCCATCTTTCCGAGTGCTTGCCGTCACTATTTTTAATTAGGACGCAAGTGATCCAGGCCCCTATCGATCTCGTGCACGCTTCACCTTTAGTCGCTTTGCCCCATGTTTCTACCCTTGCTTTAGTCAGATTGGCATGCCAGAGTGAGTGGTGACCCTGTCAATCAAAGAGCCAGCATATGTCAAGCTTAGAGTCGAAAGAGCGTGTCTTTTCAAAGAAAGACGTCCAGGATGGAAGGAAAACCAGTAGTAAAGTCGAAGCATCTGCTGCCCACATTGTCACGTTCACATCGCCCATGATCGTCCAGAAAGCGTTGCTCGTCGAGATTGTGAAACACATCCAGCTGCTTTTCTAGAAGCCTTGCATAACGTCGGCTAACACTAACTCATCTACTCTAACTGCAAATTGTCTAATAATTGTCCAGGAATACCGGAATTTATTTCCTTGAGTAATATTAGATAATTTTTGTTCAATCAGAAAATTTTCCTGCGAGTCGTTCAAGATATAGAATTTGTGTCCGGTTATGGTGTGCCAGGGTTGCTGCACAAAATACGTGGAATTATTCGCAACTTATTGATGACATGTGCATATATGATGCAAGTTTGTACCAACAGTAGGCGCTTTAAATATACTTAATGGATACGTTTGCCGCTATTTCATTCTAAATGAAATACACAACATTGCACATTTTTTTCATAAGTAAAAAGCTAGCCAGTATGTTGCGAATTTCTACTCATGGTCGATTTTTTAACAGCATGATGATAATTACTAACCACAATAGTCCATTCCTATTACATTTAATTTCTGAACTGAAGCTATGTTGCAAGTAAGTGCAAAATGATATCCAATATTTTGAATGAGATCGAACATGTACATATGTTCAAAAACTTCAGTCTCCAGACCCATTTTGAAGCTCGAAATTCACATTTTCACAACCAATAATCATTGCTGTAGAGAACAATACATTTTCTTGAGTCTGAGATTCTGATATTTCTTTGTAACCTAATAAAATGAAATGATTTGCACTATTGCACCGAATACATTTTCTTGAGTTTGAAATTATATTGCTGCCCATGAATCGCGTCTATGCCTTGTTCGCTTCTGACTAGGTGCTACCAACTCTGCAGATTCGGAGCTGATGGGTGGCCTACGCGCGACTCGGCTCCGCAGCTGGTTAAGAAAAGACAAGCATTCACAGGCACGGTCTGCCGTCTCCATGTCTCCGCTACCATCCCACCCTGACCAATAGAAGCTTCTGAACCACATGCAGTACAGCAAATATTAAATCCAAAAAATGTACTCTAATCAACTTTCAGATTCATTCAAGTggcaaaataaaaagaaaaattcttACCAACTACTCCCGGTCTAGGACTCTCTCTCGCTCAAGCGGGCTCCACCCTTTCCAACCGTGTCTTGAACCACTCTCGCACTGTGTGTCCCCAgccctatatatatggccacAATGTCGCTTCCTTTCCTTGCATACATCCCACCAGCACTGTACTTCCTTACTCATCTAGTGATCTAGAGCATATCTGGAGAACGGGTTTTCAGCAAGAGTACCTGTATTAGGCTAACTGCTAGGGACCAATCCATTTCACATCATACACGCAGACAAGTCTTCCTTTTGATTTGGAGGGATACCGACCATGCCGACTGAGACGCCCATGCCCGCCCTCTCCGGCCACGGCCGGACGGTCTGCGTCACTGGCGCCGGAGGGTTCATTGCCTCCTGGCtcgtcaagcgcctcctggagAAGGGTTACACTGTCCGCGGCACGGTCAGGAACCCAGGTGGGTTTCGTTCCATATCCTGTGTCTTAGAAAAAGCTTAGGAATGCATTTTACGTTATTTTTCCAAGAGGAAGCCGCTACAAATCTGGGCAAATAGTGTTACACACATCATATTTTTTACAACAAGTGGTTTACTAATCGTATTGTTGTTGCCCTTTTCGTACGACTATCGCAGTTGATCCAAAGAACGACCACCTGAGGGCGCTTGAAGGTGCCACGGACCGCCTCGTTCTCCTCCGCGCCGACTTACTGGATCCCGACAGCCTTCTCGCGGCCTTCTCCGGCTGCGAGGGTGTCTtccacgccgcctcgccggtcACAGATGACCCTGTATGTAGAATAATATACTTGTGCCTTGGATTGGACTATATATGTTTCTTGTTCTTGGGAAATAACTTTAGCCACTGAGGACTGACCAGATCAAAACGTGCATACGGAAACTCTCAGGAGAAGATGATCGAGCCGGCGATCCTGGGCACGCGGTACGtgatcacggcggcggcggacaccgGCGTCAAGCGCGTCGTGTTCACGTCCTCCATCGGCACGGTGTATATGAACCCGTACCGCGACCCCAACAAGCTCGTCGACGACACCTGCTGGAGCGACCTCGAATACTGCAAGAAGACCAAGGTATGCTaaactcttttttcttttttactttgtaGCTAAGACAGCTAGTTTCGTAAAGTTCCGATGCTTTCCATTAAAGAATGTTCTTATGATTCCCAATAAAGAATCATATTATGCTTACCAATCAATAACACGAGACGATCACGGAATGAGAGGACTATGATGATCCCAAAGAAAATCAGTAACAAATCACTGAATCCATGGGGCCGGTGCCCCTGTTGTCGCACGCTTGTCAAACCTCACCAAACATGGATGAAAAGGGCAGAGAGTGACGTTGATCTGTGAACTACATGGGTCAGGTGTAGTTTCTTGGTCCAGGCGTCAAATACCAACCAGAGCATTCTTTTCGGCCATTTTTAACTACTGCGGATACTTTTGTGCTTACCTACTACCCTACACATGCCTGGGTCCTGGGATCCATTACCGTGTAGTGAGACCAAACATGAGCAACATGTATGTTTGTAGAAAAACATATATGATCACTATCGTCGGACCTTTTTGTTTCACACATACGTCAAAAATTTGTACTCTCTGAAAAGTAAAGATATAACATATCATTTTATTAGGTGAAGTTCAATCCGGACCATGCATTCAAAAATTGTTTTCGTTTCTTTTAAACTATATTTTCTACTGTAAACCGCATATACTTTGGACAGTTTCTGGATCATGACATTTTTTTATCCGTGCAAGTTATACTTCCATACTCCTACATTTTACAATACCACCATGCATCTCCAGACAAATCAGAGACCATATCTATGTATATCGATGAACAACCAAAATGAGATGAGAGACACCTTCTTCGTTTGTTTGAACCCGGTCTAAAAGATTCCAACTTTAATTCTGTTGAAAACAGTTACATACAGTTTAAATCCTGTATTTAACATAATTAGCTAATTAACATGTGATATGTTAAATAACATTGATCACGACAATGATCGAAAATGAAAGAATCACAAACTCATGATATTTATTGTGCAGAACTGGTACTGCTACGCGAAGACGGTTGCCGAGCAGGGCGCGTGGGAGGTGGCGCGGATGCGCGGCCTGGACCTGATTGTGGTGAACCCGGTGCTGGTGCTGGGTCCGTTGTTGCAGCCAACGGTGAACGCGAGCACGGACCACGTGATGAAGTACCTGACGGGGTCAGCCAAGACGTACGTGAACGCGGCGCAGGCGTACGTGCACGTCATGGACGTCGCCGAGGCGCATGTCCGGGTGTACGAGGCGCCCGGCGCGCACGGCCGCTACATCTGCGCCGAGAGCACCCTCCACCGCGGCGAGCTTTGCCGCATCCTCGCCAAGCTCTTCCCGGAGTACCCCATACCCACCAAGTATGTAATAAAATTAAGCAAAAGTATACAGCAatgaaaaaatattatttgcaCGTTTTTTAATCTTTATTTACAAGTAACTCCGTGCACTGTTTCTACCGTTGATAGTTTATTTCTAAGATTATTCTTTTGACGGTGTGTACACGCATGCAGGTGCAAGGACGAAGTGAACCCCCCGGTGATCGGTTACAAGTTCACCAACCAGCGGCTCAAGGATCTGGGGATGGAGTTCGTGCCGGTGCTGCAGTGCCTCTACGAGACGGTGAAGAGCCTTCAGGAGAAAGGGATGCTGCCAGTGCTCCCGCCAAACGACCAGGACCAACAACTTATCACATCATGATTATTCCATGTCATTCCACTACTGGTCTACTTCATGCTACTACATATGACGAGCTATAGCTGATTGATATATATAGTTAACCTTTTTATCCATATATATCCATGCACTCGTGGCAAGTTTAATCGGTGCATGCACGCGTGACAGCCACCGACCCATATGTTAAGTGCTGTATGACGTACACATGCAGCACATCTGTTTGGAAACGATATGATTGTAATATAATACATCTGCTGTGAGCCATAAGTGTAAGTGGGCACCCTAGACAAATCCATGAAGATATCAGGTGCAAAAATAGGTGCAATCATGAAATCAACTTTTGTTTTGATACCAAACCAAGACCAGCTTTCAAAACTTCAATGACGCACGCACTTCCCAATTTTCACAACTTTTATATGTAAGAAAATTTGAAATTGCAgagttattttttaaaaaaaacgttTGAGTTTATATTCTATTAAAGTGAGAAATTCTAGATTTCGGTGGATGAAATGTGAAACTAAAACCGGAAAATTATATTTTGGTACAACAAAAATTTCACAACTTAAACCATATTACTACTATCATTGCCGTATCACAAAACTACACATTTACAGTCATTGTATGCATATAGTGTCATTAAAAGTGTAGCTTCATGAAACTAATCTTAGTTTTTTTAGACCTTTTGCCTCTAGCTTCTCATATATTTCATGTTTTACTATTACTTCCTCTTGGAGCCTTCACATGAAGCCACTCAAGATGCTAGATCGACACTCTAGAAAAGGAAACAGATTCTCTtcaaaaagcaaaacatccggaCATCAattcggtagactcaaatcatcacaACCATCggatttattatattttctataaaATTAACAACCTCGGTCATTATGAAAAGGCTTAAGTAACCCATTAAATCTACATAAAAATTACcccctctgccattatataaaataactAAAGTAaaccctaatcttcatctaatttacccacttatgccattgtaagaaataatctaaaataactcCCTAAAATTGCATCTAAATTGCGGACCACCagcattataaaaaataacttaaaatgaCCCTTAAATTTGTACATTTTcctttattaaaaataacatgaactAATCACATCCATGAAAAATTTACCCTAagatacaccaatatatgattcttcATTTTCTATTTCCTATACTATTGATATAGAAAAAAATTGATGAGGACATGACTCCTTTAGATACACAGGACACTCCTCCAATTGTTGTGCAAGGACCAATCACTAGAGCTTGGGCTAGACAAGTGAGCTCCCAGGCCACATATAGAGTTCAATTTCGACCTTCTACATATGGATAGAAAGATAATTTGATAGAGCTTCCAATGGTGTCAGACCCACATCAAAATTCCATCAAAGTCAACAGGAATGGATGAGACAATTGGGCGTATAGAATCTGTCAGGGTTCTGCGCCACCGTCttttgggccgttgggccgtaTGTTGAATCCCGAACACTTATGAGGTCAAGATACAATGGATATTGAAAATAAACAGAATATGTAACCTCGATCAACAGGACACGGTACTTGGCCTCTCAACTCTAATAATGAATGTCCCTTTACAATGGGgcagggctccccttttatagtgctcAGAAGGTATTTTTACATTACATCTTTACCCTTGCACAACAACTACATCCTTGGTATATGTTTTACATAAAGGTCATTTGGGAGTCACATTTTCCCTACCACCTGACAGCGTCGCAATTTCTACCCTCACATGGCCCCATCAATCGCGCTCCTCATTTTGCCCACGCCATCAACGCTCCATGATCTCACGGCAGAGACTTGCTTAGCTTCGTCTCTGTCAGCCGGCTTGGCCTCGTCCCTGAGGTCTCCTCGGACTTCGGCCGTGTTCGCCTTCTCATCCTGCACAAAATGGCCAAACAGCTCGGTAGCCCCATATTGGAGTGTTCGAGACATGGTTATTTGGTTAGCAAACAAAGCGAGCACCTCGTTGGCTTCAGGCACGGGAGTCCCAGTCATGTTTCCTGATGCTAGGTACCTTCTCACAAAGCCGACCCCTTGAGTAACCTCAGAACAGATTTTAAATTTGAGCGACCTCGAGGGTCACCATTTTcttgggcgatccccaacattAGCCCCTCATGGGAGAGGTTAGACACCGATGACCGAACCCGCGATTCATGAGATCTTTGCCCAAGAAATCATCACCATCGACCGTCAGTGCGAATCGATCCAGCGGTTACCTTTTGAGGCTAACGTGTCATCTTTTGACTTGTGTGACCTTTCACATCCGACGCACGGTTACAAGCGTTGTTTCGCGCCTTTTTACCatgcctataaaaggaggggtGACGGTTGCTTTCACTTCATGCGCTTGAAATTGCGACATACTAACTTTGATAGTTTTGCGTTTACTG from Setaria italica strain Yugu1 chromosome II, Setaria_italica_v2.0, whole genome shotgun sequence encodes the following:
- the LOC101784783 gene encoding cinnamoyl-CoA reductase 2: MPTETPMPALSGHGRTVCVTGAGGFIASWLVKRLLEKGYTVRGTVRNPVDPKNDHLRALEGATDRLVLLRADLLDPDSLLAAFSGCEGVFHAASPVTDDPEKMIEPAILGTRYVITAAADTGVKRVVFTSSIGTVYMNPYRDPNKLVDDTCWSDLEYCKKTKNWYCYAKTVAEQGAWEVARMRGLDLIVVNPVLVLGPLLQPTVNASTDHVMKYLTGSAKTYVNAAQAYVHVMDVAEAHVRVYEAPGAHGRYICAESTLHRGELCRILAKLFPEYPIPTKCKDEVNPPVIGYKFTNQRLKDLGMEFVPVLQCLYETVKSLQEKGMLPVLPPNDQDQQLITS